A part of Syngnathus acus chromosome 20, fSynAcu1.2, whole genome shotgun sequence genomic DNA contains:
- the LOC119139397 gene encoding proteasome maturation protein: MNSRGFQSQLTASVPVTGLCPPGAYGVHDTLRHGFNNVKNEIVPAHALELSEKNFQLNQDKMNFSTLRNIQGLHAPLKLQMEYRAARQIQRLPFLPSSNLALDTLRGTDESMGFEDILNDPTQSEMMGEPHMMMECKLGMF, translated from the exons ATG AATTCTCGAGGTTTCCAGTCTCAGCTGACCGCCAGCGTACCGGTGACTGGTTTGTGTCCACCGGGGGCATATGGCGTTCACGATACACTTCGCCATGG TTTCAACAATGTGAAGAATGAGATCGTCCCTGCCCATGCATTGGAGCTGtcggaaaaaaat TTCCAGTTGAACCAGGACAAGATGAATTTCTCAACCCTTCGAAACATCCAAGGTCTTCATGCTCCGCTTAAGCTGCAGATGGAGTATAGGGCAGCGAGACAG ATCCAGCGTCTGCCGTTCTTACCGAGCTCCAACTTGGCGCTGGACACCCTCAGAGGCACTGATGAATCCATGGGCTTTGAGGACATTCTCAATG accCAACACAGAGTGAAATGATGGGCGAGCCGCACATGATGATGGAATGCAAGCTGGGGATGTTTTAG